The Tetrapisispora phaffii CBS 4417 chromosome 5, complete genome genome segment GAAGGGACAGTGGTTGTATCCTTATCGCCTCATACGACCACACGAGTACACGATGATAAACCACTGAACAACACACCCTGCACTCTGCACAGACAACACGAAAATAGCGCTTCTCGTAATTAATTATTCTTACACATTGTCTCTGAAGCTCTCTCACATGGTTTCCTATCATACACATTAGACATACTGTACACACTTTACTTgaatacatacatatatttgCGAATTATTATGAGACATGGCGACTCCGAAGAGGTGATGGTAATGGTAATAATGTAGTTCAAGAAGGACGACAAAATGGCATGTAGTTGGGTGAGTGGGCGTTGTACCTGTTCTTGCTCTTTGATCGATGAAATCAAACTTCACACCTctctgttgttgttttccATGCTCTGTCCCACACATATCCCTCCCCTTCCCCCTGTGTATGGTCTGGATCGAGTCCGACACGCTTCTGTTGTCAATCCCATCTCTTGTCTGTCTCGGCGTGTTACTTTTTACGACCGCAGCAAGTTTTCAgtttttcagtttttctatttttgttttttttcttttttaattttaactACAATAATGTACtcatttgataatatcTCTCTTcgaaattttataaatagtTCTACAAGATTTATACCCATCATCagatttaatattatctgaTAACTACAACTtagttatttatatatatatatatatatatatatataaatatattgacaCTCGTTGTTTGCATATACCTCTGTTTAGATCGACAAGCGTTTAGTGTTTGACAACAGGATACATAGTACTCAAGATCATTCAATATCGTGTTTTATAGTGATTTCGGAGTTTgcaatttttattattgattctattattcaattcaatatAACCTCATATCCTTTTGCAACAGTAGCTTAATTATACTTTTGATATACTTTATTCTGTTTCTGGTTACTCTTCCTCTGtttatcttttttcaaatcaataAGATATTGATCCAGCAAagcaaaaagaaaattatatatataaatcacTGCACATAACATTCAACATAAGAGGATAACacaacatatatatatagaaataaattgaacaatGAAACTCATATTTAAACTTTGTCtgttaatattgaatttcaaTTGTATTCTCGCCAAGAGAACTCTAGTCGCTAATTCATTGGTCACCTGTAAAGAAGATTCTGCTTTAAGTGCAAACTCTTTTGATGTTGTCTTCAATCCAGATGATAATTCTTTACATTATACTTTAGATTTAGTTACACAATTATCAGGTAATCTGCATGCTACTGTTGATGTTTATGCATATggttttaaaattatcactgaagatattgatttttGTAATCTAGAATGGAAACAATTTTGTCCAATTTACCCAGGTGATGTCCAAATTGAATCTATTGAATATATCTCAACAGAATATACCGATCAAATTCCAGGTATCGCATACCAAGTCCCAGATATTGACGCATACGCAAGATTGAACATCTATAACAATGAATCAGACTATCTGGCATGTTTGGAAATTTTCTTCACTAATGGTAAGACTGTTTCTCAAACCGGTGTTAAATGGGCTTCTGCTGTGGTTGCTGGTATCGGGTTACTATTATCGGCCGTTTTATCGACTTTCGGTAAATCTACTGCTGCATCCCATATCTCTGCTAATACAATGTCCCTTTTCTTATATTTCCAAAGTGTCGTCATTGTTTCAATGCAACATGTTCATAGAGTCCCACCTATTGCAGAAGCTTGGGCTGAAAATTTAGCTTGGTCAATGGGTTTAATTAGAGTCTCGTTCATGCAGAAAATCTTCCGTTGGTACGTAGAATCAACTGGTGGTAATCCAACTTTATATCTGACTTCCACCACAATCTCAGTATTAACACAAAGATCACtagattatttaaagaaaagagCTTCAAATATCTTATACGGTAACACAAACACATTGATTTTTAGAGGTATTAAAAGATTAGCCTTCAATATTAACATTGAGAACACATCTGTGGTATGCACTGGTTTCACCTTTTTTGTATTATGTGGTTATGTTTTAGCAGGATTCATCATGTGTTGTAAATATTGTATCGAATTATCTTTCAGATTAGGTTGGATTAAAGATCAAAATAGATTCTACACTTTCAGAAATGCTTGGagaattatattaaaaggTTCACTATTAAGATACGTTTTTATTGGGTTTTCGCAATTAACTTTATTAAGTTTCTGGGAATTCACTGAAGTAGATTCAGGTGCTGTCGTTACTATCGCTTGTTTATTCGTTGTTTTATCAATCGGATTAATGGCCTGGTCAGCATTTAGAACTCATTATTTCGCCCAAAAATCCATTAAACAATACAATAATCCAGCCGCTCTGTTATACGGTGATGATCAAATATTAAGTAAATATGGTTTCTTCTATACCATGTTTAATGCTAAACATTATTGGTGGAACACAGTCATTATTTGTCATTCATTGATTAGATCTTTGTTTGTAGGTTTTTCTCAAGCTTCGGGTAAAACTCAAGCTTTAGCAATTTGGTTATGTGATTTATTCTATGTCGTTGCAGTCATTCGTTATCAACCATATTTGGATCGTCCGACAAATATCATCAACATATTTATTAGCGTGATCACTGTCTTGAATtcattcttctttttattcttttcaGATTTGTTTGGCCAACCTTACACTGTTTCAGCTATAATGGGTTGgattttcttcattatgAACGCCGCTTTCTCCTTTATTTtgttgatgatgattttgaCATTCACTGCCATGATTGTATTCTCAAAGAACCCAGATCTAAGATTTAAACCAGCTAATGATGATAGAAACTCGTTCCAAAGAAACTTCAATTCTCAAACCGGTGCCGCTgctaatgaattattagctTTAGGTGATCTTGTCAAGGATCACACAGAGCTTTTCGATAGAGACATACAAGATCAAAAGGATAGTAATAAATCATCCTCCCTAGATGAATATGATttagatgaaaaaaaagttaTAACTAATGACAGTACCAGTTTGAATGATAAATCATTCTCTGGTAAAGTTCTACGTAACTTAACATTTAAAGGATTACTTGGTAAGAAATCTAAAAGACCAGACAATAGAACAAGTAATTCAAACAATAATCTTCCTATAACGAGCTTGTCTGGTGATGAAATGTCAAAAGGTGCTGAATCTCCACAAGAACATagttttttcaatgaaaacaaaaaaaattatccaGGCCACATAAGACAGGAATCTGAATCTAATAATGGTTTAATCACATCttatgatgatgaaaacGGTGGAAGATTAAGCAATCCATTCCATTTATCTCAACCAAATATCTTTGAAACCAGATCAGAATCAAAGTCCTCATCGATTGCAAATTTGGAGAGGGACTCGAGTTACGACTCATTAGGAGGTCCACAGGATGCTACCAGAAATGCTAATATCATATAATTAATCTGAACAACAAATTTATATCTGCATTCCTTCGCATTCTACTTTCTATTATCCAAGTCATAAATTCTTCTGCATAGCTTTCGATCattatatatcaaaaagaaaatataacaaCATGTAAACTTAACTATAAATGCACcagttatatatatacatataccATATATTTGTTAACTTAAAGAACACTAGAGATATTACATTTCTGCAACTCCaacaatttaatatcagATGATGCTTGAATACGATATCAGAGATCGACGATTGCATATTCAAAAATCGTAGATTGCCAGTTCGAAAATCGACCATAAATTTGTCAATAAGCATCTCGTTTGTTGAATATTAAACCATCAATTTAATGGTAATTTGCCTAAGTTTGAACCTATCTATAATTATCTAGAAAATTCCTTACAGATTCttgtatatatactttGAATATCAAACGTTAAGTTTCTTAAAGTCAAGGTTTCCATAGAGATTTCTCAGCTTAAAATCATAGCCGCAAATAAGGTCAAGCGGGGTTAATTGAAATCATCGAATATAAAAAGTTGAATGGTACCATTTGCTATAAACAAGACTTAAgatcaaaatcaataagttgaaatatatagatatgATATAAAGAGTCAAATAGTTAtaagttattaaaaaataaaggtGAAGTAAGACTAGCACAcataaatttcaaaaactgTTATATTTGtcatattaatataatacatCTGAAATTTGAAACAGAAATATAATAAGCAATTAAGTTGgacattattttcttcactTTTTTAGTTAGacagaaaatattgacTTTAGTGGATaaacattatttatataataaatataacacTATTAAAAGTTTTACAATACTAAGCATGTATGGTtctgaaaaatatgatgatgatttaaatgAAGTGCTTACGTCCGGTAGTGCATATGAAATAAGTGATGTGGATGAGGAGTTTACTAAACTAAGAGACTTGCctttaaaatcaaagatatttacaaaaagcaataatttttcacaATTAGATGAGTTCTTAGAGTCAAGATCTAACACTCCCATGCCAAAAAAGGTGAGatttgataaagaaaaagatgCCAACAAACAAGATTTGACCCTAGATACAGATAACAATACCTTACTGTCTAATGACTTTGAAAGGATAGATAAGAGCAACTACTCAACAGTAGAGAAGTCTAAGATTGAGCAGGAAACTAGCAgagaaatttcaaattttgtAGAATTACCAATTCATACCAAATCTAGAGAAAGTGCAACAGAATCGATTGCAAGCTCTAATACAACAAGGAACAAACATCATGTCGAGGATATAATAGAATATGCTAGTCAAGTTAACAACTATTTGGAACAgaatttggaaaatatagATTCATTTAGAGCTGATATCATGAAAAGTGGGGGAATTTATAAACCATTTAGTAATTTGGCTACCGAGAATTCATCAGTTTGGGATTCTACCTCCAACTTTGAGCTAAGTGCAGATGAGttagatgaaaatgataaatctAATTCCTTCTTATTCATGAATAACTTTGATAGATCATCCACGTCTTTACCATCAGGATTACTGAGCAGTAATTTGAGTTTAAAATTGATGTCTCGAACCAATAACGAAAGTGgctttaaaatatcttcttcGGCATCATTAACTGacttttttgaagaaaatcgtattaataatagtaataataatagtaatgaCAATcttaaagaatataatattcaCAAAAgcgataataataaaatagatattAAAAGTAATGAAGATAATCAAGATAATCACGATGACAATTTGAACTTGAATTTTGTCGATAGTAATATCTATACTTTAGAAAATTCACCTACGATTATGGGAGGCTCGCaatgtaataatatacCAGAAGATATGATTTTAGGAGATTCAGAGATCTGTGAGATGAATGttccaaattttaaattccTGAAAATAGGGGATAATAGTTTTAATGAAGAAGCAACATCgaataattattttgagGATAAATTACTAGTAGATTATGAgtcaatttttaaaatacgTCCTATAGACGACCAAAACAATATGGATATAGTCCCTAAGACTTCTGAAGATTCCAAAACTTCTGTAGAAGAGCAGAAATGCCCAACTATTAATATGCTTACTGATATAATTGACATATTACTAAAATTAACcaaaaataacaatgaGTTGCATTTTATATCACCAGAAGCATCAAAAACTGAAGTTTATGAACAaagtaaagaaaaatatgacGTATTTAAAATGAAGAGCACACCAACAGTTACATAccaaaattttattgagAGAATACAATCAAAATGCTTGTTTGATGAAACTATATACTTAGGGACAATAGTTTTATTACAATCACTCTTTTTAGTACGGGAAAAGGAAACTAatcttattaaattaaaatatccTTTAGAGGAATCATATGTTCATAGGTTATTAATTGCATCCATAAGAGTTTCATCAAAAGTACTTCAGGATTTTGTTCATTCCCATGAATACATAAGCAAAGTGTTTGGAGTGTCAAAAAGGTTATTAACTAAATTAGaagtttctttattattatgtatCAAGAATGAAGGTCTAATGATTAGTGCTGAGAGACTGTTAGCGTCAGATAAAATATCGTGTGAGTTAAAAAAGTTGATAGAGAATCAATAGCTTACCAAAAGATGAAACTTTtctgataaatatatacttcAAGTTATTACACTCATATGTTACTTTTAGAATAACACATCCCTTCTTGTAAAGGTATTCCATAAgcattttaaatattgtatccaatgatattatttttagaaaGTTCAAGGTTCATTTATgttcatttatttaattataagaTGATCGTAAGAAATGTCGCGCATAAACAATGTACTAGTTAATTGAAACCTTGACTTTGATATTCAGATAACTctatatttaaaatcatctTTTATTTAGTATTACACATTTTGATTCTCATTAAGAATGTTATAGGAACCACTGATCTCTATTCCCTTATATTCCAGTTTttctaaataaataatcaacTCTAATTTTAGTTTTTCTAACTTTTTTGGATTACtgtcaatttttttctagTCTGCCTGCTTAGAAGTCTTCTGTTTATTGTGATCTTTGAATTGTATTTAGTCCAAAAATTCGGGTCCTCACACATCTTTTCCCTTTGCCTAAATATCATTTCTGAATCCTGGACTAACTCATATTCTATTAACTTTTTATGTGCTTGTATAGCCgaagatataaaataattatcatTGGACTCTTCAAGCATCTCAGTTAAATAATGAGTAAAATCCATTTCAGTACCCTCAAGTAATTTAGCGAAAACGGATACTGGATGCTGCCATATAACGGCATAACGTCTCCATAATCTTGCACAGCGTATGCATATCAAATCATTTATAGATGAAAAGTTATTTAATACTCTAGTATTAGGAGAATTCGGGTTTAGTTTCTCAATCACTTGTGAATCTCTTGTATGTTTATACCACATGTACGATGCTGTTGTTTGACAAATTGAGCAATCGGGTTCATTTTTTTGGATTAGCTTAGATCCCATCTCAACAGAAGAATCATCAATATAAgcattaatatattttgggGCAAGTTCTGACGAATATTTAagtaaattatcaaatgatattaaGGCCTTCAGATCtttgatattgtttttgtCATCGGTATTTCTTGTATTGGATAAGTAAATTTTCCTTGGAGAATTTtctattgaatatttatttaaaatggAATTCCCCATTATCGTATCTTtccaaaatgaaaaatacttaattattgtttttaacTCACAACtaccaatatatatttgaaccAGTTGTAGCTCATTGCCAAATCGATTAATTCCTcgtttaaatttttcaagtTCTTCAATAGTCATTAATCTGCCCatgaaaaatgatgatttgaataaaacaCCACAAGTAATAAGGGCTAGTTCTATATCGAAATCTTGAGCTTCGAAAAAGAAAGACAATGTAGTTTTAATTTCCTCTGAAG includes the following:
- the TPHA0E02740 gene encoding transient receptor potential ion channel family protein (similar to Saccharomyces cerevisiae FLC3 (YGL139W) and FLC1 (YPL221W); ancestral locus Anc_6.241), with protein sequence MKLIFKLCLLILNFNCILAKRTLVANSLVTCKEDSALSANSFDVVFNPDDNSLHYTLDLVTQLSGNLHATVDVYAYGFKIITEDIDFCNLEWKQFCPIYPGDVQIESIEYISTEYTDQIPGIAYQVPDIDAYARLNIYNNESDYLACLEIFFTNGKTVSQTGVKWASAVVAGIGLLLSAVLSTFGKSTAASHISANTMSLFLYFQSVVIVSMQHVHRVPPIAEAWAENLAWSMGLIRVSFMQKIFRWYVESTGGNPTLYLTSTTISVLTQRSLDYLKKRASNILYGNTNTLIFRGIKRLAFNINIENTSVVCTGFTFFVLCGYVLAGFIMCCKYCIELSFRLGWIKDQNRFYTFRNAWRIILKGSLLRYVFIGFSQLTLLSFWEFTEVDSGAVVTIACLFVVLSIGLMAWSAFRTHYFAQKSIKQYNNPAALLYGDDQILSKYGFFYTMFNAKHYWWNTVIICHSLIRSLFVGFSQASGKTQALAIWLCDLFYVVAVIRYQPYLDRPTNIINIFISVITVLNSFFFLFFSDLFGQPYTVSAIMGWIFFIMNAAFSFILLMMILTFTAMIVFSKNPDLRFKPANDDRNSFQRNFNSQTGAAANELLALGDLVKDHTELFDRDIQDQKDSNKSSSLDEYDLDEKKVITNDSTSLNDKSFSGKVLRNLTFKGLLGKKSKRPDNRTSNSNNNLPITSLSGDEMSKGAESPQEHSFFNENKKNYPGHIRQESESNNGLITSYDDENGGRLSNPFHLSQPNIFETRSESKSSSIANLERDSSYDSLGGPQDATRNANII
- the PCL8 gene encoding Pcl8p (similar to Saccharomyces cerevisiae PCL10 (YGL134W) and PCL8 (YPL219W); ancestral locus Anc_6.236) → MYGSEKYDDDLNEVLTSGSAYEISDVDEEFTKLRDLPLKSKIFTKSNNFSQLDEFLESRSNTPMPKKVRFDKEKDANKQDLTLDTDNNTLLSNDFERIDKSNYSTVEKSKIEQETSREISNFVELPIHTKSRESATESIASSNTTRNKHHVEDIIEYASQVNNYLEQNLENIDSFRADIMKSGGIYKPFSNLATENSSVWDSTSNFELSADELDENDKSNSFLFMNNFDRSSTSLPSGLLSSNLSLKLMSRTNNESGFKISSSASLTDFFEENRINNSNNNSNDNLKEYNIHKSDNNKIDIKSNEDNQDNHDDNLNLNFVDSNIYTLENSPTIMGGSQCNNIPEDMILGDSEICEMNVPNFKFLKIGDNSFNEEATSNNYFEDKLLVDYESIFKIRPIDDQNNMDIVPKTSEDSKTSVEEQKCPTINMLTDIIDILLKLTKNNNELHFISPEASKTEVYEQSKEKYDVFKMKSTPTVTYQNFIERIQSKCLFDETIYLGTIVLLQSLFLVREKETNLIKLKYPLEESYVHRLLIASIRVSSKVLQDFVHSHEYISKVFGVSKRLLTKLEVSLLLCIKNEGLMISAERLLASDKISCELKKLIENQ